A genomic region of Eucalyptus grandis isolate ANBG69807.140 chromosome 5, ASM1654582v1, whole genome shotgun sequence contains the following coding sequences:
- the LOC120293312 gene encoding WPP domain-associated protein-like translates to MRLGTVGSQLSSLRQKAVALKRMGYIYQQRLERTCSDLQKAEAEVDLLGDQVDTLSNFLDKVYIGLDHYSPILQHYPGIMEVLKLVRKELTGESSS, encoded by the exons GTTGGGTACTGTGGGGTCCCAACTGAGTTCCCTTAGGCAGAAGGCTGTTGCACTTAAAAGAATGGGATATATTTATCAGCAGAGACTTGAAAGAACATGTTCAGACCTCCAAAAAGCTGAAGCTGAG GTGGATCTCCTAGGAGACCAGGTGGATACACTTTCGAATTTCCTGGACAAAGTTTATATCGGTTTGGATCACTACTCTCCAATCTTGCAACATTATCCTGGA ATTATGGAGGTCCTGAAGCTTGTTCGAAAAGAGTTGACTGGGGAATCTTCAAGTTAA